The Arachis hypogaea cultivar Tifrunner chromosome 14, arahy.Tifrunner.gnm2.J5K5, whole genome shotgun sequence genome has a segment encoding these proteins:
- the LOC112742297 gene encoding uncharacterized protein — MRYDGTQDPQEHLTAFEARMNLEGVGDEVRCRAFPVTLAGPVIRWFNNLPQGSVTRFSEINRAFLAQFTTRIAKIDGLTDSVASLCLTNGLLNEDFKKHLTTKPVWTMQEIQCVAREYINDEEVSQVVAANKRQPSYNQTRHHGSEERQKEHARDGGSNKIPRPFPRVGKFTNYTPLTAPIMKVYQQIAEKGILSKPRPLKEQTGRNRSLYCDYDKGYRHKTQDCFDLKDALEQAIRDGKLAEFSHLIREPRRRNRDHEGEDKTRAAKRRQEPEDNDHGLTIVNVVTARNVALKSKSAHKKDGKILAVSTPSARSPKKLPSISFGPEDQWFDEVAESPSMVITARVGTGLIKRILVDRGQI; from the exons atgaggtacgacggaACCCAAGACCCACAGGAACACCTTACGGCTTTCGAAGCCAGAATGAACCTGGAAGGAGTGGGAGACGAGGTAAGGTGTCGTGCTTTCCCGGTCACCTTAGCGGGACCTGTAATACGGTGGTTCAATAACCTCCCGCAGGGCTCGGTGACCAGGTTCTCAGAAATCAACCGCGCCTTCCTAGCCCAATTCACAACCAGAATCGCGAAG ATTGATGGGCTGACTGACTCGGTTGCAAGCTTGTGCCTGACGAACGGACTCCTAAACGAGGACTTCAAAAAGCACCTCACCACGAAGCCGGTatggacaatgcaggagatccagTGTGTAGCGAGGGAGTACATTAACGATgaagaagtcagccaggtcgtggctgccaacaaacggcagccCTCTTACAATCAAACCCGGCATCACGGGAGTGaagaaagacaaaaggaacacgcCAGGGACGGCGGTTCAAATAAGATTCCCAGACCGTTTCCTCGTGTCGGGAAGTTCACTAATTACACTCCCCTCACCGCGCCGATTATGAAAGTTTACCAACAAATAGCCGAGAAGGGGATCTTATCAAAGCCTCGACCTCTGAAGGAACAAACAGGGAGGAACCGGAGCCTCTACTGCGATTACGACAAGGGCTACAGACACAAGACGCAGGATTGCTTTGATCTGAAGGACGCGCTGGAACAAGCGATCAGGGATGGAAAGTTAGCCGAGTTCTCCCACCTCATTAGGGAGCCGAGGAGACGAAACCGCGACCACGAAGGCGAAGACAAGACCCGGGCAGCAAAGCGACGCCAAGAGCCGGAGGACAACGACCATGGCCTGACCATAGTGAACGTGGTAACGGCGAGAAACGTGGCGCTCAAGTCCAAGTCGGCACATAAAAAAGACGGCAAAATCCTGGCGGTTTCCACACCCTCTGCGCGAAGCCCCAAGAAACTTCCATCCATCTCATTCGGCCCGGAGGACCAATGGTTTGACGAGGTCGCGGAAAGCCCTTCCATGGTCATTacggccagagtgggaaccggcCTCATCAAGCGGATCCTTGTCGATAGGGGGCAGATTTGA